Below is a window of Polyangiaceae bacterium DNA.
CCGACCTGGTGCTGCTCGACCCGCCGCGCACCGGCGCCCGAGAAGCCGTGAAGCCGCTGCTCGCGCTCGGGCCGCGGTTCATCGCCTTCTGCGCCTGCGATCCGGTGACCTTGGCCCGAGACGTGAAGATGCTCGCGGCCGCCTACGCCCTCGACTCCGTCACGGCGTTCGACATGTTTCCGCACACTCACCACGTCGAGACCCTGCTCTGGCTGCGGAGGCGGGGCGCCTAGGCTCGACTCGGGCCCACCGACTCGGGCAAGATGCGCGCCCCATGTCGAAATGGCGCACGCACCCGGACCACGACACCAAGGGCTGGCCGCCTGGCGTCCCGTACATCATCGGCAACGAAGGCTGCGAGCGCTTCAGCTTCTACGGGATGCGCTCGATCCTGACTTTGTACATGGCGGACGTTCTGTACAAAACCCATCCGCTGTTCGAGTCGGCGCCGAAGGACTTCGCGAAGGAGCACTACCACCTGTTCGTGGCAGCCGTTTACGCCTTCCCCATGATCGGCGCGATCCTGGCGGATCGGCTGATCGGCAAGTACCGCACGATCTTCTGGCTCTCGCTGGTGTACACCGCCGGGCACGGGGTGCTCGCCGTCGGCGAGGGCTCGGTCTGGGGCCTGTGGCTGGGGCTCGGGCTCATCGCCGTCGGTTCCGGCGGCATCAAGCCGTGCGTCTCCGCCAACGTCGGCGACCAGTTCGGCCGCTCGAACTGGCACCGCGTGCGCACCATCTACCAAGCGTTCTACTTCATCATCAACTTCGGCAGCTTCTTCGCCACGCTGATGATTCCGTGGATCTGGAAGCGCTGGGGCATCAGCCTGGCGTTCGGCATCCCGGGCATCCTGATGGGCATCGCCACCTTCGTGTTCTGGCTCGGCCGCGCGAAGTTCGTGCACGTGCCGGCCAAGCCCGGCGGCACGCTCGGTCTGCTCGATGCGCTGAGCTCCACGGCGCTGTTCATGGCCGTGGGGCACTTCTTCTTCACGGCCGCGCAGCCGCTCTGGGTACAGATCGCGTCCAGCGTCGGCGCGCTCGCGGTGGGCCTGGTACTGTTCGAGATCCGGCAGAAGAAGGCGCCGGACGACGGCTTTCTGGCGGTGCTCTGGTTCGCCGCCAAGCGCTACTTCGGCCGGGCTGGCAAGAGCGCCGAGGAAGCCCCCGCGGTGGAGGCCGACGCCGCTGACGCGGCGCTCAGCGAGGAGATCCGCGAGCGCCGGAGGAAGCTCTCCGCGAGCCGGTTCTTCGGTCCCGCCGTCAAGCACTTCGGCGTGGGGACCGTGGAAGGACCGGTGGCCGTGCTCGGCATCATGACCGTGTTCTTCCTGGTCAGCATCTTCTGGGCGCTGTTCGATCAACACGGGTCTTCCTGGGTGATCCAGGCCAAGGCGATGGAGCGCGTGGTGCCGCTGTTCGGCTCCGAGCCCATCGACCCGCAGCAGGTGGCCGCGCTGAACCCGCTGATGGTGATGATGCTCATCCCCTTCGTGAACTACGCGCTCTACCCCGGGGTGGAGAAGCTGGGGTTCAAGGCGACGCCGCTCCGGCGCATGACCGCCGGCATGCTGGTGGCCGCCGCCTCGTTCGTCGCGGTGGCCATGATCCAGCAGCGCATCGACGTCGAGGGAGTCGGCAAGGTCCCCATCGAGTGGCAGCTCGTCCCCTATCTGATCATCACGCTGGCGGAGGTGCTCGTCTCGGTCACCGGTCTCGAGTTCGCCTACACCCAGGCGCCCAAGCGCATGAAGAGCACCATCATGGGCTTCTGGCTCTTGACGGTGACTGCCGGCAACGTGCTGGTCTCCATCATCGCCAAGATCAAGCTGCCGGAGGCGCAGTTCTTCTGGGTGTTCGCCGGGCTGATGGCCGGCGCAGGCCTGCTCTTCGGCCTGCGTGCCTACTTCTACAAGCAGCAGGACTTCATCCAGG
It encodes the following:
- a CDS encoding MFS transporter, encoding MSKWRTHPDHDTKGWPPGVPYIIGNEGCERFSFYGMRSILTLYMADVLYKTHPLFESAPKDFAKEHYHLFVAAVYAFPMIGAILADRLIGKYRTIFWLSLVYTAGHGVLAVGEGSVWGLWLGLGLIAVGSGGIKPCVSANVGDQFGRSNWHRVRTIYQAFYFIINFGSFFATLMIPWIWKRWGISLAFGIPGILMGIATFVFWLGRAKFVHVPAKPGGTLGLLDALSSTALFMAVGHFFFTAAQPLWVQIASSVGALAVGLVLFEIRQKKAPDDGFLAVLWFAAKRYFGRAGKSAEEAPAVEADAADAALSEEIRERRRKLSASRFFGPAVKHFGVGTVEGPVAVLGIMTVFFLVSIFWALFDQHGSSWVIQAKAMERVVPLFGSEPIDPQQVAALNPLMVMMLIPFVNYALYPGVEKLGFKATPLRRMTAGMLVAAASFVAVAMIQQRIDVEGVGKVPIEWQLVPYLIITLAEVLVSVTGLEFAYTQAPKRMKSTIMGFWLLTVTAGNVLVSIIAKIKLPEAQFFWVFAGLMAGAGLLFGLRAYFYKQQDFIQD